The genomic window CTGGCCTAGGGTATAGTTATGGTTATGGCCATTCGGGATATGATGAGGCTGAAAACGCCGATCATCCATTTCGAGACGTGAATTCTTTTGATTGGGGATTGACAACTTCTTTTGGTATAGAGGTGAATAACTGGGTGATGAATCTGGGGTATGATCTCTCTCTAGGTGATGAGGGCGGTAACTATAAGATCGATGGCGATAATTTCTCTCTGTATGAGGTAAGAAGTGTCGGTGCCAATTACAATACGATGAGTCTGACGGTTGGGTATAAGTTCAAGCTTTAACGGCAAATCACTCATAGGATACGAATCTGACGAATATTCGGTGTCTTTTGGCGTAAGAAGTTTACTTCAACAGAAACCTAGATCAGACGTATCATAATTTGTCTACGCTTCATTATAAGTATGATGAACAAGGCCGGAAAATAAAGGGGATTACTGAATATCCGGTTATTGGCAAGAGCAAGGTGACAGTCTTTTCTTATAAGAATAATCTTCTGGAACGGAAAGTTGAGTACGACGAACTCGGCCGGAAGCTTACTTATACGGACTATGAGTACGATGAGACAGGGTTGTTGACAAAAGAAACGATTCGTGATCCCGAAACGTCCGAGGTTCTCCGATATAGCGAGTACCGCAATGAGAACGGATTGAACATGGAGATCATGGTTTATACTTCTCTCCCGACAGAGAAGAAACCCATAGAGCTTCGTCGGATCACGAAGTCCTATGATCAGAATGGCAATCTGCATCAATTAGTCTCTGAAGAATTGGCTTCTTCTAGCTCCCAGTCGAGTTTCTCGGAGTCCTATGAGTATATTTGAAGGCGTTCGTGATGACTTTATTCGATATGGAATGTCATCACGAATGTTTTTTCCTTCGTATAGGGTGCCTATTCGTCCAATCCTTGTTCGTTCGGATTTCCGGTCTTCATGAAATACCCTTATACAATAAGACCCCTTCCGTAGTTGTTCTCACTCCTTGTACTTTTCCTTCGGTAATTTGAAAATTCTTTTAGTTCTTATGGTTTTCTATATTTGCCATAAATATAACAAAAAATGCAGAGCGTAGCGTCGGGATTAAAAGCAAAAGACATTTCTCTTAGAGGTAACAAAAGTTTCATACTGAGGAAACTTTAGTTTCCCTATAGAGAAACAAAAGTTTTCCGCTTATTAAACTTTTGTTTTCCTATAATAAAACTTTTGTTTTTTAGGTTAAAAAACTACAAATGGCTAGATGTTAATATTTTATCCGTGTTGAAAGGAGATCGGATAATGCTATATGGTGAGTGTGGAGAAGCGTTGTGTTAGGTGATGGAAAAGTGGTAAATAGCGGTAAATAGTGGTAGATAGAGCTAGATAATTGTAGATGTTTTTTATCTACCACCATTAGTTAATCATCCTAAGACCAGATGAATGCAGGGATAGTTGTAGATGTTGTAGCAAATAGGCTTATAAACTATATGAGAGAATTGAAAGTTAAAGCGATGAGCGAATAACTTTCAATTCTCCATGTTTCAATTAAATGGTATAATATTGTTCCCATCCTTTGCGAGGCGGTACTCCACATAGCATCTTATTCGCCTCCGGATCGTTCGTGATCTGTTTCGTGTCACGGTCGAAGACGAGCTTGCGGTTCAAGCGCTGGCTTAATACGCCGAGACAGAATACCTGACTTAATGGGCCGGCGATAGAGAACGGTGAGCGGGTTTTCTCCTTACCCATACAACTGAGCAGGAAGTTTGCGAAATGGTTAGACGGGCTTTTCGGCACTTCCGGTAAGCGGGATTCCATCTCTTTCGCTTTCTCATCCGGGATGATAGATAAGGTACTTCCATGAGAACCACCCTTGAAGGTTAATTCTTTCGAGTAGATTTCCTTGCCCGGGTTCAACTTCGCCGGTTGTATCTTGCCGCCGGCTACGGTCGGGATATTCGGGTCAAGTTCGGAAACACCGTAACCTTCCGGGACAGAGGGGATATTGTCCAGTCCATCGTACCAAGTGATATCCACGGCCGGCATATTCCCTCTTTCCGGGAATTTAAACAAAAGGGTGGATGACATCGGGAAGAAGAACGGGTTATGGTCTTTCAAATAAAGCGGATTTATTTCTGTAGGCAATCCTAAATCTAGGAATTCATGTGCCGTATCCAAAATGTGCGCTCCCCAGTCTCCTAAGACACCCATTCCAAAGTCGTACCAACAACGCCATTGTCCCAAATGGTAGTCATGGTTGTAATCATGATATTGAGCTACGCCGATCCATGTGTCCCAATCCATCGTCTCGGGAACCGGTTCTCCCATAGGCATATGCCTAATATTCGGGTTCCATCCGTGCCAGCGACGCGGATTATTCATATGGGCGGTAATGGCGGTAACATCCTTGATAATACCGGCCTCTTTCCATGCCTTGAATTGGAAATAGTTCGCCTCGGAATGTCCTTGGTTACCCATTTGGGTGACAACGCCGTATTTCTTCGCTCCACGCATCATGATCTCTATTTCTTGGAACGTGCGGGCCATCGGTTTCTCTACATATACATGTTTGCCGTGCGCCATCGCCTCGATCGTGATCGGGAAGTGGGAATGATCCGGCACGCCTACGCTGACGGCATCGATCTTGTCCGCCATCCGGTCGAACATCGTGCGGAAGTCCTGAAAACGGGCCGCTTTCGGGAACATGTTGATAATCTCTTGCGTGTGAGGGGCTCCCATGTCCACGTCGCAGAGAGCTACCACGTTACACAGACCTGTGTTATACAATTCCTTGGCGATCTCGCCCCCTCGTTGTCCGATGCCGATGAACGCTATATTTACCCGGTCATTAGCGCTGATTAGCGGGGAAGTAGGTAGAACACGTCCGTGGGCGGGTGTCCAGAACGACGGGATGGCCGATACTGCCGATAAGGCTAGCGCTCGCTTAAGGAACGAGCGGCGTGAGATTTCTTCTGATTTCATGGTATTATCTTGTTTAAATTATACTGTTTGCGCAAACACTAACGATTTACGTCGTAAATATACAAAACTTTCTATAGTTACGGAAAAAATCATTTACTTTGTAGCCGCATAAAGGAGACCATGTGCTAATGTGTCACTCAGGCGGGTCTCCGATGGACTTATCATTGGCACATTGGCATATTAACAAAATTGGCAAATTATTAGATTATGGCACAAGAAGATGTATTTAAGAAATTAGTTTCACACTGTAAGGAGTATGGTTTCGTATTTCCCTCCTCAGAGATTTATGACGGTTTGGGAGCGGTATACGATTATGGCCAGTATGGTGTTGAGTTAAAGAATAATATAAAGAAATATTGGTGGGATAGCATGACTTTGCTGCATGAGAATGTAGTGGGTATTGATTCCGCTATTTTTATGCACCCTACTATCTGGAAAGCTTCCGGCCATGTTGACGCTTTTAATGATCCGTTGATCGATAACAAGGACTCGAAGAAACGTTACCGTGCGGACGTTTTGATCGAGGACCATTTGGGCAAGATCGAGGAGAAAATAAATAAGGAAGTGGCGAAAGCCGCAAAGAAATTCGGTGACGCTTTCGATGAGGCTAAATTCCGTGAGACGAATCCTCGTGTATTGGAGCATCAAGCGAAATGGAATGAGATTCATGAGCGTTATAGCAAGGCGATGAACGAGTCTAACTTCGAGGATCTTCGCCAATTGATCTTGGATTGCGAGATCGTTTGCCCGATTTCCGGAACTCGTAACTGGACGGAGGTTCGCCAGTTTAACTTGATGTTCTCTACGGATATGGGTTCTACCGCTGATGGAGCGATGAAGGTTTATCTTCGTCCGGAGACGGCCCAAGGTATTTTCGTGAACTTCTTGAATGTGCAGAAGACAGGCCGTATGAAGATCCCGTTCGGTATCGCCCAGATCGGTAAGGCGTTCCGTAATGAGATCGTGGCTCGCCAGTTTATCTTCCGTATGCGTGAGTTCGAGCAAATGGAGATGCAATTCTTCGTTCGTCCGGGTGAGGAGATCGAGTGGTTTAAGAAATGGAAGTCTACTCGTTTGAAATGGCATCAAGCCCTAGGTTTGGGCGATGAGAAGTATCGCTATCACGATCATGAGAAATTGGCTCACTACGCTAACGCGGCTACGGATATCGAGTTCGAGATGCCATTCGGATTTAAGGAAGTGGAGGGTATACATAGCCGTACGAACTTCGACTTGAGTCAGCATGAGAAGTTTTCCGGTAAAAAGATCCAATATTTCGATCCGGAGTTGAACCAGAGTTACACTCCGTATGTAATCGAGACCTCGATCGGTGTAGACCGTGTGTTCTTGAGCATCATGGCGGGTTCTTACTGCGAGGAGACGTTGGCGAATGGCGAGAGCCGTGTGGTATTGAAGTTGCCCGCAGCCTTGGCTCCGATCAAATTGGCCGTATTGCCATTGGTGAAGAAAGATGGCCTGCCCGAGAAAGCTGAGGAGATTATAAATATGTTGCGTTTCGACTTCCGTTGCCAATACGACGAGAAGGATTCTATTGGTAAGCGTTATCGCCGTCAGGATGCGATCGGTACCCCGTATTGTATTACGGTAGACCATGACACCTTGAAGGATAACTGCGTAACGATCCGTTTCCGTGACACGATGGAGCAAGAGCGCGTAAGCATCGATAAGCTTCACGATATTATCACGGAGAAGGTGAGCATGAAGAATTTATTGAAAAAGGTAATAGAGTAAACGAATGAAGAAGTACTGGCATATTGCGTTGATGTTGTTTTGCGTGCTCATGATCACCTCTTGTGGGGATGATGATGAGGCACTAGAGGTGGATGAGGTTTGGAAGGTCCAGAATGAGGAGGCTTTTCAAGCCCAGATGCTGGTTCCGGGTTTCGAGCAATTGAGTTCTCAAAGTAATGCCGGATTTATCCTTTACAAGGTCTTGAAGACAGGAGAGAGTAAGGAGCCGATTTATTATACGAGCAAGGTGGAATGTTATTATAAAGGGACGTTTATTGATGGAACGGTTTTTGATGATAAATCGTTTGAGGCAGGTGCCCCTGCCGAGCTTACTGTTTCTGAGATGGTAGATGGTTTTGCTACAGCGTTACAGAATATGCACCCAGGAGATCGTTGGGAGATTTGGATTCCTCAACAGATGGGATACGGTTCGGCTGGAAGGAGTGCTTCGGGAAGTGTCATAATAAAGCCTTATACGACTTTGATCTTTGATTTGGAAGTTACAAGGATTGTCAAAGAGTAGGTTCTTTCATTAAGAATAATTACGGCCGCCTCTTTTTAGGGGTGGCCGTTTTTTTATAGTTATATGTAAATCTAGGGAAGCAAACCTCTATAAACAATTAAAGCCTGTCTCACGACAAGCCCTAACCAAACTTTGTTAACCTTAAATCTAATACTATTATGAAAAAACCACGATGCAAAGATACGTTCGTCAAGACCATTTGTCAAGTCTTTTGCAACTAATATATGTTAAGTAACATGTCGATGCTTGCTAAAAAGTGTTACACAACATAAAGCTCTATATATTACAATCAAAATCTTCTAATTTTAACGATGATTAGATCCCTTTCATAGGACTGCTAAAGGGAAAGACGTTCTTTGAGTAGCTTATAGCCAGCGCTACTGGCACGAAGATAGGTTCCATCCTTTAATCGTACTTGATAGGTTTCTTTTCCGAATAGTTCTACTCGCAATATCTGTTCCGTATTAACGATATAAGAGCGGTGTATACGAACGAACTCCGGAGAAGGAAGGCTTCGCTCGAAATACTTCATGGTTTGCTCCTTTACGTGCTGACCGGAAGTGGTGAATAAGGTCACATAGTCGCCACATGCTTGCAAATAGAATATCTCTTTTATCGGGATGATATGAATACGTGCCCCGTCTTTTACGGATATACGATCTAGAATCTCCTCCGGAACGGTAGTCGGGGGAGGTGCCGTCTTTTCCTCCATTTGTCTCACGATAGGTTCCGCCTCACTCTTTCTTTCCCGACTGGCATACCATTGGGATAGAATGATCCATGCCATTAGGCCGAACAGGAATCGAAAAGGAATCGTGATCGAGAATTCCTCCCAATCTTCCAATCCGAATATTTGTAGCAAGATCGAGCATCCGGCTATGCAAGCGATTTGTACGAGTACGGCGAAAGCCACTCGTGCTTGCATGATATGTAACGTACATTGTACATACCAAAGATAATATCCCGCTACGGCGAACAATGCGATGGAAAGTAGGCTATCGACCAAAGTGATGCTCAACGGAAGATCGCCATAAAGAGTTAATAATGCGCATTGGATCGCTATGGCTAAAAGTAGTAATAGGCTTCCCAGCCCTTTATGTAATATGGATGTTGTAATAGGATGTTCTTGCATGATGAGTTTAGTCTCTTAGTTCAAGGCCGCTGAACGACAAGTCTCCACATATGTATAGTGTATGCGTCATGTCGGTTGCTTCTGTCAGTTCCCTCATATCTTGGCATCCAGCCAAGAAAGAACCAACCTTTAGACGAACCAGCCATCCTTTAGGAACGTATATTACTACGCCGCTGAAGGAGCTATCTATGTTTATGATGGTTTCATCAGCCTCTAATGTTGTTTTTTTAAGATCAAGAATCACGTTGCCGAAAGATACGTCTATGTCCGCCCCCTTGAATACGGGGTCCAGTACGATGTGCCTTACCGAGTTGAAAGTGGTGTCAACCGATACGAAACCGTTATCTGTCTCGTAGTTGATCTCATCGTTAGGCTTTCTGTGCCCGAAAGGGGGATGGTTAAAGGGACGTTTATGCTTTTTCGTGCGGATAGAATCTTTCCGCTTCAGCATGATGACCAATCCTAACAGGATTAATCCTAACGGCCAATATACACGTAAAAAATCGTTCGTGATCCAATTTAACTGCGGGAAAAGGAAATAGACTCCCACGCCTACGAGGAGCATACCTCCTACCGGATTACGGTGGAAAATCGTAAAGATGCCCGACACGACAAGCAGCATCGGCCAAGATACAAGCAAGTCAAATAAGGATGGATCTATCATTCCTAGATTCCGCAGTAAAAATAATATACCGACAATGATAAATAAGGTAGCGATCAGATACCCGTTTGTCCTCTTCTCTTTAAAATCGATGTCATAATCTTTCATATCCATAAGTTCCATTTTTTTGTTTTTTATCAAATGTACGGGTTCGTCATTCTATACACAAGTAAATACCGCTGATTTCTATACGAGTATCGGTAAATAACCGAATAATCCCGATTAAAAAAGCCTTTAGTTTGTAAGAAACGTGAATTTGACACCAAAACTTGATAAAAAAACTAGTTTGATAAGATTAGTTGATAATTAAGGAATATCTTTGTCTTTACAACTGCAATAGAGGAATGTAGGGAATGATACGAAATATTATAAATTTAAAGGCAATAATACTTTATTTTCGATTGATTTTATGCTTGATAGCCGGTATGCCGACTCCGGCTTATGGGAGTTCTTCATATCCGGTCAAGGAGGAATCGTATGTATTGGTGATAAATTCATATGTGGATGGCGAACGTTGGTCTGGTAATTTATTAAACATGATCTCGAAGTTCGCTACCCCGGAGGAGTACACTCTCCGGATAGATCATATAAGCGTGATGTTGGTTGATACGCCAGAGAAATTAAAAGAGAAACAAGAGGTCTTCTTTGAAGCTAACAAGAAGAAGCCGGATGGAATTATCTACTTAGGCGTAAATGGATGGGCTTTTATGCGGGATAAGATCCGGGAGAAATGGGGGGATATTCCCACTCTGGTCTGTTCGGAGACGGGGGAAATGGCAGAAAATGAATGTTATTTTAATCAGCGGCATTCCTCTGATAGGGTGATTCCTTTACAAGAGGCGGTTAAGGGGTATAACGCTACGGGATTGGTTATCCCTTATTATGTTAAAGGTTCGATCGACTTGGTGAAGGAATTAATCCCGGGTTTGAAACGTCTGATTTTCATATCCGACAGACGTTATGTTTCCACATGGCTCC from Parabacteroides distasonis ATCC 8503 includes these protein-coding regions:
- a CDS encoding LiaF transmembrane domain-containing protein; protein product: MDMKDYDIDFKEKRTNGYLIATLFIIVGILFLLRNLGMIDPSLFDLLVSWPMLLVVSGIFTIFHRNPVGGMLLVGVGVYFLFPQLNWITNDFLRVYWPLGLILLGLVIMLKRKDSIRTKKHKRPFNHPPFGHRKPNDEINYETDNGFVSVDTTFNSVRHIVLDPVFKGADIDVSFGNVILDLKKTTLEADETIINIDSSFSGVVIYVPKGWLVRLKVGSFLAGCQDMRELTEATDMTHTLYICGDLSFSGLELRD
- a CDS encoding Gfo/Idh/MocA family oxidoreductase; the protein is MKSEEISRRSFLKRALALSAVSAIPSFWTPAHGRVLPTSPLISANDRVNIAFIGIGQRGGEIAKELYNTGLCNVVALCDVDMGAPHTQEIINMFPKAARFQDFRTMFDRMADKIDAVSVGVPDHSHFPITIEAMAHGKHVYVEKPMARTFQEIEIMMRGAKKYGVVTQMGNQGHSEANYFQFKAWKEAGIIKDVTAITAHMNNPRRWHGWNPNIRHMPMGEPVPETMDWDTWIGVAQYHDYNHDYHLGQWRCWYDFGMGVLGDWGAHILDTAHEFLDLGLPTEINPLYLKDHNPFFFPMSSTLLFKFPERGNMPAVDITWYDGLDNIPSVPEGYGVSELDPNIPTVAGGKIQPAKLNPGKEIYSKELTFKGGSHGSTLSIIPDEKAKEMESRLPEVPKSPSNHFANFLLSCMGKEKTRSPFSIAGPLSQVFCLGVLSQRLNRKLVFDRDTKQITNDPEANKMLCGVPPRKGWEQYYTI
- a CDS encoding FKBP-type peptidyl-prolyl cis-trans isomerase, with translation MKKYWHIALMLFCVLMITSCGDDDEALEVDEVWKVQNEEAFQAQMLVPGFEQLSSQSNAGFILYKVLKTGESKEPIYYTSKVECYYKGTFIDGTVFDDKSFEAGAPAELTVSEMVDGFATALQNMHPGDRWEIWIPQQMGYGSAGRSASGSVIIKPYTTLIFDLEVTRIVKE
- a CDS encoding glycine--tRNA ligase; this encodes MAQEDVFKKLVSHCKEYGFVFPSSEIYDGLGAVYDYGQYGVELKNNIKKYWWDSMTLLHENVVGIDSAIFMHPTIWKASGHVDAFNDPLIDNKDSKKRYRADVLIEDHLGKIEEKINKEVAKAAKKFGDAFDEAKFRETNPRVLEHQAKWNEIHERYSKAMNESNFEDLRQLILDCEIVCPISGTRNWTEVRQFNLMFSTDMGSTADGAMKVYLRPETAQGIFVNFLNVQKTGRMKIPFGIAQIGKAFRNEIVARQFIFRMREFEQMEMQFFVRPGEEIEWFKKWKSTRLKWHQALGLGDEKYRYHDHEKLAHYANAATDIEFEMPFGFKEVEGIHSRTNFDLSQHEKFSGKKIQYFDPELNQSYTPYVIETSIGVDRVFLSIMAGSYCEETLANGESRVVLKLPAALAPIKLAVLPLVKKDGLPEKAEEIINMLRFDFRCQYDEKDSIGKRYRRQDAIGTPYCITVDHDTLKDNCVTIRFRDTMEQERVSIDKLHDIITEKVSMKNLLKKVIE
- a CDS encoding LytR/AlgR family response regulator transcription factor, giving the protein MQEHPITTSILHKGLGSLLLLLAIAIQCALLTLYGDLPLSITLVDSLLSIALFAVAGYYLWYVQCTLHIMQARVAFAVLVQIACIAGCSILLQIFGLEDWEEFSITIPFRFLFGLMAWIILSQWYASRERKSEAEPIVRQMEEKTAPPPTTVPEEILDRISVKDGARIHIIPIKEIFYLQACGDYVTLFTTSGQHVKEQTMKYFERSLPSPEFVRIHRSYIVNTEQILRVELFGKETYQVRLKDGTYLRASSAGYKLLKERLSL